A window of the Brassica napus cultivar Da-Ae chromosome C5, Da-Ae, whole genome shotgun sequence genome harbors these coding sequences:
- the LOC106400686 gene encoding soluble inorganic pyrophosphatase 1 isoform X2 — MTEETKENQRPAPRLNERILSSLSRRSVAAHPWHDLEIGPGAPQIFNVVVEITKGSKVKYELDKKTGLIKVDRILYSSVVYPHNYGFVPRTLCEDNDPIDVLVIMQEPVLPGCFLRARAIGLMPMIDQGEKDDKIIAVCVDDPEYKHYTDIKELPPHRLSEIRRFFEDYKKNENKEVAVNDFLPSEKAIEAIQYSMDLYAEYILHTLRR, encoded by the exons ATGACTGAGGAAACGAAGGAGAACCAGCGACCTGCTCCTCGTCTTAACGAGAGGATCCTCTCTTCCTTGTCTAGACGCTCCGTAGCTGCTCATCCCTGGCACGATCTTGAGATTG GCCCTGGAGCTCCACAGATTTTCAACgtg GTGGTTGAGATCACAAAGGGAAGCAAGGTCAAATATGAACTTGACAAAAAGACTGGACTCATCAAGGTGGATCGTATTCTCTACTCATCAGTTGTTTACCCTCACAACTATGGTTTCGTCCCTCGCACACTTTGTGAAGACAATGACCCTATTGATGTTTTAGTCATCATGCAG GAACCGGTGCTTCCAGGTTGTTTCCTGCGTGCCCGAGCTATTGGATTAATGCCTATGAttgatcag GGTGAGAAAGATGACAAGATCATTGCAGTTTGTGTTGATGACCCTGAGTACAAGCATTACACTGACATCAAAGAACTTCCTCCTCACCGTCTCTCTGAGATCCGTCGTTTCTTTGAAGACt ACAAGAAGAATGAGAACAAGGAAGTTGCAGTTAATGATTTCCTGCCGTCTGAGAAAGCTATTGAAGCTATCCAGTACTCAAT GGACCTTTATGCTGAGTACATTCTCCATACCCTGCGACGTTGA
- the LOC106400476 gene encoding 31 kDa ribonucleoprotein, chloroplastic isoform X1, whose translation MAASCFATPLSSSSSRSSSNAIPKCKAIIPSCSYLKASTTSFHLSSLSRHCVAQRLQIKVSSYSSELSVLDEEKQEKVEGDGETGEETEAEPVVVMKKPRPCELYVCNIPRSYDIAQLLEMFQPFGTVISVEVSRNPQSGESRGSGFVTMGSINSAKNAIASLDMKEVGGREMRVRYSVEMNPGTRRNSAALNSTPKKILMYESQYKVYVGNLPWSTQPDDLRDHFSSFGTVVSARVLHDRKTGKNRVFAFLSFANLEERDAALSLNGTEYEGRRIIVREGIERTES comes from the exons ATGGCAGCCTCCTGCTTCGCAACTcccttatcttcttcttcttctcgatcATCCTCCAATGCCATCCCAAAATGCAAAGCTATAATCCCTTCGTGCTCTTACCTGAAAGCTTCTACCACCTCTTTCCACCTCTCTTCTCTGTCTCGCCACTGTGTAGCTCAACGACTACAAATCAAGGTCTCTTCTTATTCTTCAGAATTATCAGTTCTTGATGAAGAGAAACAAGAAAAAGTTGAAGGAGATGGGGAGACAGGTGAAGAAACCGAAGCTGAGCCAGTAGTGGTGATGAAGAAACCGAGACCTTGCGAGCTGTACGTTTGTAatatcccaagaagctatgacaTTGCTCAGCTTCTCGAAATGTTTCAGCCTTTTGGAACTGTCATCTCCGTTGAG GTATCTCGAAATCCACAGAGTGGAGAGAGCCGTGGAAGTGGATTTGTCACGATGGGTTCTATCAACTCTGCCAAAAACGCCATTGCCTCTCTTGATATGAAGGAAGTAGGTGGTCGCGAGATGCGGGTAAGGTACTCTGTTGAGATGAATCCAGGAACCAGAAGAAACTCAGCAGCCTTGAACTCAACTCCGAAGAAGATTCTCATGTACGAAAGCCAGTACAAGGTTTACGTCGGAAACCTCCCTTGGTCAACGCAGCCTGATGATTTGAGAGACCACTTCAGCAGTTTTGGTACAGTCGTGAGCGCGAGAGTGTTGCACGACCGCAAGACTGGGAAAAACAGAGTCTTTGCCTTTCTTTCGTTTGCAAACCTTGAAGAACGTGATGCGGCTCTGTCACTCAATGGAACA GAATACGAAGGCCGCAGAATCATAGTCAGAGAAGGTATCGAGAGGACCGAGTCTTAA
- the LOC106401785 gene encoding WAT1-related protein At1g01070, whose protein sequence is MGEEMKGVRVIEEWSPVIVMVISNVAMGSVNALVKKALDVGVNHMVIGAYRMAISALILAPFAYILERKTRPELTFRLLVDHFISGLLGASLMQFFFLLGLSYTSATVSCALVSMLPAITFTLALIFRTENVRNLKTKAGMLKILGTLICISGALFLTFYKGPQISNPHSHKEAVHDHNDNDQDKTKNWLLGCLYLTIGTTLLSLWMLFQGNLSIKYPCKYSSTCLMSVFAAFQCALLSLYKGRDAHDWVIGDKFVLIVILYAGVVGQAMSTVATTWGIKKLGAVFASTFTPITLISATLFDFLILHTPLYLGSVIGSAVAVMGLYVFLWGKNNETEASTTLPPRVDNQDQNVNNDNDSKSPV, encoded by the exons atgggtgAAGAGATGAAAGGAGTGAGAGTAATCGAGGAGTGGTCTCCGGTTATAGTAATGGTGATATCTAACGTAGCGATGGGTTCAGTGAATGCACTTGTGAAGAAAGCTCTTGATGTTGGTGTGAACCACATGGTTATTGGTGCTTATCGAATGGCTATTTCCGCTTTAATTCTAGCTCCCTTCGCTTATATCTTGGAAAG GAAAACAAGACCGGAGCTAACATTTAGGTTATTGGTCGATCATTTCATCAGCGGTCTGCTCGG GGCAAGTCTTAtgcaatttttctttttgcttgGTCTGTCCTACACGTCAGCAACTGTTTCGTGTGCTTTGGTAAGCATGTTGCCTGCAATCACCTTCACTTTGGCCCTTATTTTCAG GACTGAAAATGTAAGGAATCTAAAGACCAAAGCAGGAATGTTGAAGATCCTGGGAACTCTAATATGCATAAGTGGAGCTTTGTTCTTGACATTCTATAAAGGCCCTCAAATATCAAACCCTCACTCTCACAAAGAAGCTGTTCATGACCACAACGACAACGATCAAGACAAAACCAAGAACTGGCTTCTTGGATGTCTTTACTTAACCATTGGAACCACGCTGCTGTCTCTATGGATGCTGTTTCAAGGGAATCTAAGCATTAAGTACCCTTGCAAATACTCGAGCACCTGTCTCATGTCGGTTTTTGCGGCGTTCCAATGTGCTCTCTTGAGTCTTTACAAGGGCAGAGACGCTCATGATTGGGTCATCGGTGACAAATTCGTGCTTATTGTCATCCTATACGCt GGAGTGGTAGGACAAGCAATGTCAACGGTAGCAACAACATGGGGGATAAAGAAACTAGGAGCGGTTTTCGCATCAACATTCACTCCAATTACTCTTATTTCAGCTACTCTATTCGATTTCCTCATCTTACACACTCCTTTATACCTCGGCAG CGTAATTGGATCAGCAGTGGCAGTGATGGGTCTCTACGTGTTCTTGTGGGGTAAGAACAATGAAACGGAAGCATCAACTACATTGCCTCCTCGGGTGGACAACCAAGACCAAAATGTTAATAATGATAACGACTCTAAGTCGCCCGTTTAA
- the LOC106400686 gene encoding soluble inorganic pyrophosphatase 1 isoform X1: MLFEVCSSGFCSKSQTHPSGLLRSKLRSLMTEETKENQRPAPRLNERILSSLSRRSVAAHPWHDLEIGPGAPQIFNVVVEITKGSKVKYELDKKTGLIKVDRILYSSVVYPHNYGFVPRTLCEDNDPIDVLVIMQEPVLPGCFLRARAIGLMPMIDQGEKDDKIIAVCVDDPEYKHYTDIKELPPHRLSEIRRFFEDYKKNENKEVAVNDFLPSEKAIEAIQYSMDLYAEYILHTLRR, translated from the exons ATGCTTTTCGAAGTTTGCTCATCTGGGTTTTGCTCCAAATCTCAAACTCATCCATCGGGTTTATTGAGAAGCAAACTCAGATCTTTA ATGACTGAGGAAACGAAGGAGAACCAGCGACCTGCTCCTCGTCTTAACGAGAGGATCCTCTCTTCCTTGTCTAGACGCTCCGTAGCTGCTCATCCCTGGCACGATCTTGAGATTG GCCCTGGAGCTCCACAGATTTTCAACgtg GTGGTTGAGATCACAAAGGGAAGCAAGGTCAAATATGAACTTGACAAAAAGACTGGACTCATCAAGGTGGATCGTATTCTCTACTCATCAGTTGTTTACCCTCACAACTATGGTTTCGTCCCTCGCACACTTTGTGAAGACAATGACCCTATTGATGTTTTAGTCATCATGCAG GAACCGGTGCTTCCAGGTTGTTTCCTGCGTGCCCGAGCTATTGGATTAATGCCTATGAttgatcag GGTGAGAAAGATGACAAGATCATTGCAGTTTGTGTTGATGACCCTGAGTACAAGCATTACACTGACATCAAAGAACTTCCTCCTCACCGTCTCTCTGAGATCCGTCGTTTCTTTGAAGACt ACAAGAAGAATGAGAACAAGGAAGTTGCAGTTAATGATTTCCTGCCGTCTGAGAAAGCTATTGAAGCTATCCAGTACTCAAT GGACCTTTATGCTGAGTACATTCTCCATACCCTGCGACGTTGA
- the LOC106400476 gene encoding 31 kDa ribonucleoprotein, chloroplastic isoform X2, translating into MAASCFATPLSSSSSRSSSNAIPKCKAIIPSCSYLKASTTSFHLSSLSRHCVAQRLQIKVSSYSSELSVLDEEKQEKVEGDGETGEETEAEPVVVMKKPRPCELYVCNIPRSYDIAQLLEMFQPFGTVISVESGESRGSGFVTMGSINSAKNAIASLDMKEVGGREMRVRYSVEMNPGTRRNSAALNSTPKKILMYESQYKVYVGNLPWSTQPDDLRDHFSSFGTVVSARVLHDRKTGKNRVFAFLSFANLEERDAALSLNGTEYEGRRIIVREGIERTES; encoded by the exons ATGGCAGCCTCCTGCTTCGCAACTcccttatcttcttcttcttctcgatcATCCTCCAATGCCATCCCAAAATGCAAAGCTATAATCCCTTCGTGCTCTTACCTGAAAGCTTCTACCACCTCTTTCCACCTCTCTTCTCTGTCTCGCCACTGTGTAGCTCAACGACTACAAATCAAGGTCTCTTCTTATTCTTCAGAATTATCAGTTCTTGATGAAGAGAAACAAGAAAAAGTTGAAGGAGATGGGGAGACAGGTGAAGAAACCGAAGCTGAGCCAGTAGTGGTGATGAAGAAACCGAGACCTTGCGAGCTGTACGTTTGTAatatcccaagaagctatgacaTTGCTCAGCTTCTCGAAATGTTTCAGCCTTTTGGAACTGTCATCTCCGTTGAG AGTGGAGAGAGCCGTGGAAGTGGATTTGTCACGATGGGTTCTATCAACTCTGCCAAAAACGCCATTGCCTCTCTTGATATGAAGGAAGTAGGTGGTCGCGAGATGCGGGTAAGGTACTCTGTTGAGATGAATCCAGGAACCAGAAGAAACTCAGCAGCCTTGAACTCAACTCCGAAGAAGATTCTCATGTACGAAAGCCAGTACAAGGTTTACGTCGGAAACCTCCCTTGGTCAACGCAGCCTGATGATTTGAGAGACCACTTCAGCAGTTTTGGTACAGTCGTGAGCGCGAGAGTGTTGCACGACCGCAAGACTGGGAAAAACAGAGTCTTTGCCTTTCTTTCGTTTGCAAACCTTGAAGAACGTGATGCGGCTCTGTCACTCAATGGAACA GAATACGAAGGCCGCAGAATCATAGTCAGAGAAGGTATCGAGAGGACCGAGTCTTAA
- the LOC106401784 gene encoding protein LHY-like, translating into MDTNTSGDELLTKARKPYTITKQRERWTEDEHDRFLEALRLYGRAWQRIEEHIGTKTAVQIRSHAQKFFTKLEKEAEAKGIPVCQALNIEIPPPRPKRKPNTPYPRKPGNNGPSSSQVPSSAKHVSSASSSQCNQAFLDLEKVPISEETSNKKENQDDNCSGVSTVNKCPLPKKVTQPSLRKESADNGTSKKASNVESAKCTQFQFHPPGMVSQDLMFCPMGDRVHGHVNLPATTTSSATTTTTTSQQAFPACPSQDSFLHFSSTFPNLIISSLLQNPAAHAAATFAASVWPYSNVGNSGGDSSTQMSSSPPNVAAIAAATVAAATAWWASHGLIPVCAPPAPVTCLPLPTFAVPTQATDKIDTVENDQLPLEKQNTALQDKKMASKSPASSSDDSEETGVTKLNAGSKTNGDKEEVVVDAAAAAAAALHDPNASPKKKLVDRSSCGSNTPSGSDAETDALDKMEKDNEDVKEADANQQPSVIELSNRRSKIRDNNNNQTTDSWKEVSQGGRKAFQALFARQRLPQSFSPPQVAAENVNGKQSDTSMPMAPDLNKVQDSCDADQESGVVMIGDGTGKSLKTRQSGFKPYKRCSMEAKESQDGNANNESDEKVCKRIRLEGEAST; encoded by the exons ATGGATACAAATACATCCGGAGATGAGTTATTAACCAAG GCAAGAAAGCCGTATACTATTACAAAGCAGCGGGAACGATGGACAGAGGATGAGCATGATAGGTTTCTTGAAGCCTTGAGGCTTTATGGAAGGGCCTGGCAACGTATAGAAG AACATATTGGGACAAAGACTGCTGTTCAGATAAGAAGTCATGCACAAAAGTTCTTCACAAAG CTGGAGAAAGAGGCAGAAGCTAAAGGCATTCCTGTTTGTCAAGCTCTCAACATAGAGATCCCACCTCCTCGTCCTAAAAGGAAACCCAATACTCCTTATCCTCGTAAACCTGGCAATAATGGCCCATCTTCCTCGCAAGTACCATCATCAGCAAAACATGTATCCTCAGCCTCTTCTTCACAATGTAACCAGGCTTTCTTGGATTTGGAAAAAGTGCCCATCTCTGAG GAAACAtcaaataagaaagaaaatcaagatGATAACTGCTCAGGGGTTTCTACTGTAAACAAGTGTCCCTTGCCAAAGAAAGTTACTCAACCGTCTCTAAGAAAG GAAAGTGCCGATAATGGAACAAGTAAGAAGGCGTCAAATGTGGAGAGTGCAAAATGCACtcagtttcagtttcatcccCCAGGTATGGTCTCTCAAGACTTGATGTTTTGTCCTATGGGAGATCGTGTTCACGGGCACGTGAATCTTCCAGCTACCACAACATCCTCTGCTACTACTACTACAACTACTTCTCAACAGGCGTTTCCTGCGTGCCCTTCCCAGGATTCGTTTCTCCACTTCTCCTCTACTTTCCCCAATCTCATTATCTCAAGCCTCCTACAGAATCCTGCAGCTCATGCCGCAGCCACATTCGCTGCTTCGGTCTGGCCCTATTCCAACGTCGGGAACTCGGGAGGAGATTCATCAACGCAAATGAGCTCTTCTCCTCCAAATGTAGCTGCCATCGCTGCTGCTACGGTAGCTGCCGCAACTGCTTGGTGGGCTTCTCATGGACTTATTCCTGTATGTGCTCCTCCTGCTCCAGTCACTTGCCTTCCATTACCAACCTTTGCAGTTCCAACTCAGGCTACGGATAAGATAGATACCGTTGAAAATGATCAACTACCGCTGGAGAAACAAAACACAGCTCTGCAAGATAAAAAAATGGCTTCAAAATCTCCAGCTTCATCATCCGACGATTCAGAAGAGACTGGAGTAACCAAGCTAAACGCTGGCTCAAAGACAAATGGTGACAAGGAGGAAGTTGTTGTtgatgctgctgctgctgctgctgctgctttgCATGATCCAAACGCTTCCCCAAAGAAAAAGCTGGTGGACCGCTCATCGTGTGGGTCAAACACACCTTCAGGGAGTGACGCGGAAACAGATGCCTTAGATAAGATGGAGAAAGATAACGAGGATGTGAAGGAGGCAGATGCAAACCAGCAGCCAAGTGTTATTGAGTTGAGCAACCGTCGGAGTAAAATcagagacaacaacaacaaccaaacTACTGATTCGTGGAAAGAAGTCTCCCAAGGG GGTCGTAAAGCGTTTCAGGCTCTCTTTGCAAGACAGAGATTGCCTCAGAGCTTTTCACCTCCTCAAGTGGCTGCAGAGAATGTGAATGGGAAGCAAAGTGACACGTCAATGCCGATGGCTCCTGATCTCAACAAGGTTCAAGATTCTTGTGATGCAGACCAAGAGAGTGGAGTAGTAATGATAGGTGATGGAACGGGGAAGAGCCTTAAAACGAGACAATCAGGGTTTAAGCCATACAAGAGATGTTCAATGGAGGCGAAAGAGAGCCAAGATGGGAACGCAAACAATGAAAGCGATGAAAAAGTCTGCAAGAGGATTCGATTGGAAGGAGAAGCTTCaacataa